The sequence below is a genomic window from Crassostrea angulata isolate pt1a10 unplaced genomic scaffold, ASM2561291v2 HiC_scaffold_1, whole genome shotgun sequence.
GGGCGGGACATCCCCAGCAGATTCGGACCTGAGTTCTTCCAGCGTATCCCGACGCAGAGAGGGACCCAAACTGAGGCCCTACAGGTGAGGGGATGAACACTGAATCAATAGGTTGTCAAATTGATGGTAAATGTGTCTCACATTCATGTTatgtgttgttttgtttgtcaGGCCCCCGGGGAGTCGGGAGGTGTATTACACGGAAACAGACGACTCAGTGGCTGACAGCGTGACCACCATGGAGAGCACCCACACAGGTAGGTTAAGGTCACACAACCGCACCAAACCCCGTCACCTATGATGCTTCACAGTCGTACTCTTTGGCTTGCTATACAGATATAACATATTCCAATTTTAGTTCAGAAAAATATTCTTGCATGTTGTATCTTAGACTTTACTGTGTAGAAATATTGTTATCTGCATGTATCTTGAACTGATCcctaaatctatttttttaGTCTAATTATGTATATCCTTAATTGgtaatgatatatatatgtacagggATTCCTATGAACTGTACATGAAGCAGCAGGAGTTTCTCACTGTTCACTTATTCACTTTACTAATCCTCTGTCCCCTTTCAGTCTCCATCAGGCGATATTTACGAGGAAGTAGATTGTCGCGTAGTCAAGGTAACAGATATGATTAACAGCTGATATGTCCTAACTGTCTTTCCCTCTGAGTTTTATAGTTTTGTTAACACTGGCTGATGGGTTTTGTCTTGTACATTAGATGTTAAGTGTACTGTGTATGAAATAAGGACAACTGGTATAATCTAGTAGAATTAACATAGAAAGTATATCAGTGTTCCCCACCAATAACCCTCAGAAAATTACTGAAATTCAATCTTCTGATCCCCAGTACAGCCCCTGTAATGATCATTTTACCCTGTATTCTGTCTGAGTGCGTTCTATCTGAGTTTTGTGTTTATTTAGGGTCAGATGACGCGGTGGGTCCTTATATTCCGTCCCAGCACCTGGGAAGTCGACAGGATGGACACCGATCTTCCGGTATCTATGGCAACAGAAGTAATGATGTCGTAGAAGACGCATTGTCAACTATTGAGGAAAAATCTGTGatggtaagattttttttttatatttaggaaataaaACTATTGTAGGAAGCTAACATCATAAATcacaaaaacaattatttatccCATTATGAACATCTGCATCgctacaaaaaaatcatgagaGATAATCCAGTACATGAGTGCACACATTTAGTAATGGAGAGTTGATATTCTAGGATGAAAGAGAGCGTTATGGAGGCATCAACCCATCCAGTCAATTCATGCGAGACAGTGGATTAGAACACAGCAGTCGGGTTCCCATGGCAACAGACCGAGCACCCTCTATTGGCAGTGATCATCCTTCCAATAGAAGTGGCCACTTCAGAGCTAGCAACCCTCTAAGTGGACAGAACTCCACCGCCGGGGCATGGACTGATCGCCCACGCAGCACAGAGGATGCTCTATATGAAGACAGCAGGATGTCAATGACAACGCGCTCTGACCCCGGCGACCAGTTCGCCACACCCAGACGCGTGCGTGATGTTTCGAAACTTTCTGGTCACGCACACGCCAGTGAAGACAACAGCTCTGATAACATTGTGAGAAGTAAATCTAGGTCAGAGACTGACCTGGTTTCTTTAAGCCCAGAGGGAAAGCAAGTTTCCTCATCCCCAGCCACAAAAGGAAGATTGATGGATTTATCCAACCAGCCATCACCCATTCCCCCCAATCAGTCTGCCTATCTTTCATCGTCTTTTCAAGGGGCACTGAATGAAATGCAGCAGAGAAAGCAGAAACAGCAGGATTACTGGACAGAGTCAGTGGAAGAAAAGGAGAGGGGGAAAGAGCCGCTGTCAAGGGAATCTTATAGGAGATCTGATGGAACCAGTGTTCCTTACTCATCCAGAAATCAGGAAGATGAAGTTAGAAGGGGTATTTTGGACAGACGACCAGCAACCCTCAATAGAGGGTCTGAGTATGGAAGAAAGAGCCCTATTGATGATGTGAGGAGGAGAGGAATTGAGGGAGAGGACAGAGGACACCCACAGGAGGAGAGAAAGCCCAGAGGCATGGACAGTAACGGGGAGGACTACCATAGAagtggagagagagaggtgGAGATCCAGGAGATAGTCAGAAGCCGACCGCAGGAAGAGGAGATGTATGACTACACCACCAAAAAACAGGACAAGTCGGATCGATCTACACCTAACCAGTACGACAGGCTAGGGGACATCATGTCCCAGTACCAGAGCCGACCACTAGAGCCGGGCAGGGAATCCCTGGATTACGACTCCAGACCAAAATCAACGGATCCAGGCAGGAACGAGTTCTCTGTCAGATCATCCTACAACCCAAACAGAGGAAATCCGGACTCAAGATCCGGGAGATTGCAGAATTTGGACTTTCCAAAGACGTCAACAAATTCCAGATTTTTGGCAGATGACAATGCACAGTCAGACAGACGACAGGATGTGGATGTTCAAAGGTTTTATTCACGCAATGATTATGATACCATCGGAGGTCAAAGATCAAATGACCGAAGACCTCTTGAACTGGGAACCAACTTAAGTCAGGCCCACAGGGAGTCTGGATTTTACAGTGGACAGAGTGAAAGTGACAAGGAGTACAGGAAAACAAGTCCAGCTGCACTAGATGTCCCAGAAGTGTCAGGTTGTTCTGCTTTGGggcctagtattagtccagtgagTCAGCCATCAAAACTTAGGGAGGATACTCCTTATCGACCCCTTGAACCTGGCAGACACTTGGATGAGCACCCACTGGAGACAGGAAGTGGTATACAATATGGATCTGAGAATGTTCCGTATCAACAGAGATCGGACCTTGACTTTTACCGGTCCTCTTTACCTGACTCAGAGGCAAGTAAAAGGCAACAAAGAGTGTCACCTGAGAATGTAGCCACTGAGAAGAAAAGATCTGACCTAGATATGCAGGGGATTATTGAGAGGGAGAGGGGTAGGCCGTTGGACAGGGGCCAGGACTATCTAGACATGTTTATATCCAGCTCCATAGACCGAGACACACGAGGCAGAGACAGGTCAGGTGAGAGACAGTCTGAAGGTCGGAGGTCAAGAGACAGGTCAGGTGAGAGACAGTCTGAAGGCCGGAGGTCAAGAGACAGATCAGGTGACAGACAGTCTGAAGGTCGGAGGTCAAGGGAGAGATCAGCTGAAAGGTCACACAGGTCAAGATCACCAGCCAATAGAAGCAGTGAAAGAGAACTGCGGGAGTACCTGGTGGATGGAGAGGTCTTCACAGAGCTCCCACAAGTAAGTCTTGGCCTAACTCAGCCTAACTCAGCATGTACTAAAGATGAGTTTATCTATAGACATAATATTTTCTGTAGACATGTCAGatattcaattttctttttctaggTTCCAGATGAGGAGTTTGAAGATATGTTAAGGACAGAGAGGTTAAAGGCCAAGAAAGAGCTAGAAATGATGAGGCAGTAAGTGTAACATCCAATCATTGTGTGAAGTCAAGTGCATGTACCTTTAACAATCCTACCATGTGATTTGATGAATGAAATTATGGTTTTGATTTTCCAGACTGAATAGACCTAAAGGTGGCTTACTGACAGAAGAAGAGGAGAAGACTTTAGGGGCTGAGTTTGACACCATTCCACCCAGCAAGAAAGCCCAGGCCCTGAGAGAGACCCTTGAGAAGGACAGGGACCCCTCAATCCCGCCCAACATCAACGACTTGTGGAGGAAGTTCCAGGAGATGAATGAGACGCATAGTGACAGCAGCATGAACACGTCGCGGATCGAAACCCTGACCAGTCTACTGCAGAACCCAACCAAGCACGTCGTACAGAGGGCGCTGGATGACCGCACGTATCAGAAGGTCAAGGAGAGAAGGGTGGTACAGGGGCTGACCCAGATGGAGAGAGAGAACCAGGCAAAGGAGAGAGAGAACCAACACAGAGAGGTGGAGAAAATCAGGATGGAAAAACAGAAGAGGAGGCAAACACTGAGTGAAGAGGAAGTAAATGGAAGCTACGCAGAGATCCTCGCCAAACAGAAGAAGATGGTGGAAGCTGAGAAAAAGCAGAAAAATAAGGAGAACAAAATGAAAGGAAGCAAAAACGTACAGATTCAGGAGGTCAAGAAACTGGGTGATAGTGCTGATACCCTGTACTCCATCCCAGAAGACACCAGCTTTGAGTCAAGTAGAGGAGTCTCACCAAACGTGATGAGCGAGTCTCAGAAGAAGGTGAAGAGGAGCAGGCAGAAGAACGTGATCGATCCATTGATGGTGAAACTCAGGGACAAAGTGGAGCGACAGAAGAACAAGATTGATGTGGAGAAGAGAAAGGAGATGAAGAGGATGGAGAAACTTCAAAAGTTAGAGATGTTACTTGGTGCTAAAAAGAAAGGAAAGCTCTCAGATAGAGCTATCTCTGCTGAACTGGAGAATGTTTCCACCACCTCAGTGCCACAGTCTGACGATTCTACAACCTTCCTCAACTCAGATTCAACTTTGATGGAGGATTCGGATGATTACAACCCACACGTTCTGGATTCTACTTCATCCAAGGACAGCAGCATTGAAATTCAGAGGACGCGGATCAGGAAACCCAAGGACAACAGAGAATTCCAAAAATCTGCCATGTCTGTAATTCCATTGGATGACTCTGAGTCCCAAAGTGACATTATTATCGTTCGTAGACCAAAAACAAAGGAAAGAAAAGATAGGATCAATGAAGAAGCGGGCCATGTGtcaaggagtcagaaaaaacaCAGAGACAGGGAACTTAAAAAACAGGAAAAAAGAAGCTCTCCAGTGAGGGAGAAATTTCATTTGGAGACCTCCCCCGTCAGAAGCAGGAAGCTGAGGGACATAGGCACCATGTATCCGTCCCCCATCATAGTCAGCCCCCCAACTCTGCGAAGGCGCCCCAAGGAAGTAGCCATGAAGTCTGAGGCAGTGCAGACAGCCAATCGGTCCCTCTCTCCCTCCTATAGTCAGACCATGGTGATACCTGTCCCACTGATGTCTCCAGAGAGTCAGAGGAAAACCAGGAGTTCTGAGCCATCCAGGAGGGGCAAAACTGCAGGACAAAGGGGACCATCTCCAAAATCATCACCCAATAGGTCAAACCTTTTCCCGCGGGAATACACCCCTCCTCGATCTAAATCTCCTTCCAGTAGGTTGACCAATCAGAAAGCTAAGGCAGAATCATATGGTGAGGGTCAGCAGAGAAATAGGTCAACATCGCCgccaaaaaacaaaatgtttgtaCCGGAGTCAGACTCGGAGTATGAAAAGTTTGTGATGAAGACACCAcccaaaaacaaaatgtttacccCCGAAACTCCAGATGATGAATATGCTGCCAGAATGAGAGATAGTCCAAGTAAGTACTAAATGGTCTTGATAATGCAAGTTTAATTGAAAAGTTAGCAGAATATTGTATTCTGGTGACTAAAGATTGGATGCAAGATTTTCCTGTTTGTGCAATTACTATGTACATACTTTAATTTGTTCCCTGTTTCATATAGAGGGCTTAACTTGGTACATTCCCATGGGCAAGGAAACCAAACCCTGGAAAAAGCCCCTCAGAGAAAGGCAGGCTCATGCCGTCCGCAGTGAACCCTGGCAACCCAGCGGAATCAATGACAACCAGTGGAGAAACATTGTAGCCAGAGAAAACCTCGATAAATCACGCGACACAAAGTTTGATCTAAATCCTGATGGAAAACTGATAGAAAACAAGGAGAACGCAATGGAGGAATCAGACGAAGACAATCCGGACACCAAACCCCTCAACAAAATGACTCTACAGGTACGCTATACACCAAACCCCTCAACAAAATGACTCTATGGGTACGCTATACACCAAACCCCTAAACAAAATGACTCTACAGGTACGCTATACACCATACCCCTCAACAAAATGACACTACAGGTACGCTATACAACAAACCCCTCAACAAAATGACTCTACAGTTACGCTATACACAAAACCCTGCAACAAAATGACTTAACAGGTATGCTATACACAAAACCCTGCAACAAAATGACTTAACAGGTATGCTATACAACAAACCCCTCAACAAAATGACTCTACAGGTACGCTATACACCAAACCCCTCAACAAAATGACTAAACAGGTATGCTATACACCAAACCCCTAAACAAAATGACACTACAGGTACGCTATACAACAAACCCCTCAACAAAATGACTCTACAGTTACGCTATACACAAAACCCCGCAACAAAATGACTTAACAAGTATGCTATACACCAAACCCCTCAACAAAATGAATCTACAGGTACGCTATACACCAAACCCCTAAACAAAATGACTCTACAGGTACGCTATACAACAAACCCCTCAACAAAATGATTCTATGGGTACTCTATACGACACACCCCTAAACAAAATGACTCTACAGTTACGCTATACAACCATTGCTATTATGAGACAGATAAAGATGAAAAAACCAATCAACCTGgattcttttattaaaaaaaaattgagccaATTCTTTGTAAAGCCCAGATTgagataattttctttaaataaaactttcttAATGTGTAATAATTACATCtttgtcaataaataaaaagaaagaagtgTAATAATTTGTATAATTGCAAAATTACAATGTaactaaaaatataaaattaagaataaattCATCTTAATTATCTGTAAATCTTGAGATTTTCATGTGTTTGAATATGAGAGACAAAAATGACTCGTTGGCGTAAAGGAATTTAACAAACATAAACATTTGTGTATCACATGAGTTACTTGTTTTTCAGGATGCATTCAAGTTGTTCAAACAGAACACGATATCTCACGTCCGCGAGCGTCAGAAGCGAGTTACACTGGCGGCAGAAGAGAGGAAACTGACCTCGGCTCTGCAGGCCGAGAGAGAACAGCTGTTCTCCgagaataaaaagaaagaagCTAACCCTGATGCTCACCCCTACAGTGGTAAGTCAAAATGGCAGGCTAAAATAATAATGGTTTCATAATGGTAGGCCAGTTCAATGCAGTAGTGAGTTAGAGTAAACACACTTATAACTATTCAGGCTTGCTGCAGATTCAGTTTAATTCCCctacatgtaagtaaaaaaactttttgtaaccaaaggactatatatgataagggcctaaaatggccccctaaaatgaacatcatcattttactatcattctttgttttcttagtacagatatgtatgtgatgtgtttacgtaatattcattttggttcaagtgcccacaatttagaaatatgacattgtaaagacaaccttttcccgccatttttgcatttttagcgtaaaacagcttgttttcaagcagtttttccttccgaaaacatagagcgcattcttgaacaaataaaatattttaatcagagatgtatctagccaagactaataagtgacaaaaaaattttccttgttcaagcatgcgctctatatttcccatttgtaaatagataagaaaaatgtcaatttttggctgattttgattgaattatagaaatggcgtcacttctgacgtcatatactggcagtgagtgcaaataaatcaaataaataaatgaaaaatatcttttatatcaactcttctaaaaaattagataacattttattgtacccgaaacacttaaaaaatggcgaattatgggggccaaatttaactcttatcatataaaGTTCTTTCACATTTATAACTAATTCAAATTGGTTGTTCCTAGTATTGCACTATATGTGTTTGTTAGAGAAgagtaaattaaaatgtttgtctCAGTCAGTGGAAAAGTTGTAAGTTAACGTGGTACTAGGCTAAGTCTGTTTGATGTATAAAGAGATAAAGGTACACTGTTCAATGAAATAGTGGAAAGTCAATGGTACACCGATCAATGAAATAGTGGAAAGTAAATGGTACACCGATCAGTGAAAAAGTGGAAAGTAAATGGTAGACCGATCAATGAAATATTGGTAAGTCAATGGTACACCGATCAGTGAAAAAGTGGAAAGTAAATGGTACACCGATCAATGAAATATTGGTAAGTCAATGGTACACCGATCAATGAAATAGTGGTAAGTAAATTGTACACCGATCAATGAAAAATGGTAAATAAGTGGTAGACAGATCAATGAAATAGTGGTAAGTAAATGGAGACCAATCAATGAATCAGAATAGATGACGGCTAGTGGGCTGTATGAATAATTTATGAATGTCAGTCCGGTTGTCTTACTAAGATAATTGGTTGAGTTAGTTGTCTTTTTGTGAGGGATAGATTGCATGTACCATAATAGCAGAATATATTTGTCCTAAACCTGACATATATCTCTacagttttatataaaattaatgtatattaaagttattaaactccggtaacaaatttttattcatttttccagAAAATCTCCATGTTCCAAAGAAAAGGTCCCTCACTAAACAAGAAATTAAAGAGCGCACAGCCAAGTAAGTGAAATTCTTCAGCTTATGCAAGTTAATAGGAAAAGCAGTTCATCTCCGAAATTGCCTAAAGACCCTTTAAGTTGATTTGATTAATGAGTTTATTTTAAAGTAGTTTTGTAAATtgattactgtagattccttattttatgcgtgtacttaattccgcgattcaacgatttaccatcaaatcgcgagaacataaaatcgcgaatgccgaaattttatcttactttcatgttgtttacatgtgtcccaaaattaaaagcgagattttaaaattcgcgagacggacttctcgcgattttacgcggatattaattcctcgcgtttaattaggaatttacagtattgggttaattttaaagtatttttgcaaCTAAACAttagtaaaattttattctttcttaGGTTTGTTATGGATTTAATGacagaaatgttttattttataggTCGTATAAGAAACTTGCAGAGGTTGTCCagaaaaagaaacaagaaaaGACACAGGAAGATTATGCGCTGAATCGTCTAAAGGCTAAAGTTTTTAACAGGGTAGGTACTGATGGTCTATGAAACATGAAGTATAACTAACTTACTGAATCGTCTGAAATCTTTAACATAGCAGCTAATATAACAGATTTAAGTACTACATAGTGCATTTGTACTCTCTGTTATCATAGTTGTTCATGCTTGATGACCTTATctatcaaatattcattttattttgaatgcaAACAATCTGTTTAAAGTATTTATAGCTAAAACAAGCAGTTATGagaaatgttaatatttaatgaattttatccATGTGTTCATACAGCTGTGTCACTTAAAACGAATTTTTCCATTAAAAAACCTTGATGTATTTTTCAGAGAATTCAGAGACATGTGTTGAAGAAAAGTGCAACTCTGGGGTAAAGAGATGCCTGACTCTGTGTGGCGGGTATAGGACAGCTGTCTGTGATAGTGATATCTCTAGATCTGTCCATGCTCCGTTAGACATTGTATAACATGCAGGGAGAGTCCGAGATGTCACAGTCGGAGCCACAGATATTCTGTGTAGCACACTTTGTTTAGCCTTTACTAGGATGTGAGCCAGTGTCTAGAGTCCAATTTCtcattgtcttttttttcttacacatCTAGAAGGTCTGTAGATGTAGAGAAACTGTATATGATATGATGAGGTTTGTGCCATGCCCAGTGGTGGAGGAGTTTAGTTATAAACCCTCAGGAGTTGTCTGCTCCTGAACATTTGTAGAATTCATAACATCAGCTAGTTATGAAGTGTATGGTATTAATGTCTTTTTGTGGATGTTATCGTCCATGGATTGGGAATATctaattatcatatttattaattatctaataaattatttttgtaattatgaTCTTGAATGTTATTACTGTAAATAAACCATGATTGGGATAACTTCAACGAAATGAGTAGCAGGTATTTTCTACATCTGAATAGCTTTCCCAAAAGCAAACAGTAGGATCTCCTGTTTTATAAATCTGAACAACATTTACAGCagctttttgttttgttagatTTATATACAACAATAGTTGATGGTCAAGAGAcatatttacataacaataaCAATCTCATTGTACACATGATACAAGAgacaattaaataaatgtatgatttgtcAGACGTATCCTAACAAGTCCATTATATCAGACCAGGTCCATGATCAAACATTGTCTGTCGTCCTGTTTAACCACAGTACCAGACCACCACTTGCAATTCCAAGACTGTGCAATTCGAAAGTAACAATATCTAGTTGTTTACGATGAAAGTAAGGGATGGGGGTACGCCCCTGCTTCCTGGCCCGCCCATTCTGGATTCCCTTGGCTTCCTCTCTGTAAAAACACACgtaatatttgatacatgtgTATTACAAAAAATCAGTATAATGcaacaatttgataaatatactaTAGTACAAATTGTTACTATATTCTGGGTACTCTTCTCTCTttgtattcattcattcattcacacTTAGCTGTGATATATTTCATGCAGTTTTAAATTACCGTCAAAAGAGAGATAACCTTGTTTT
It includes:
- the LOC128168487 gene encoding uncharacterized protein LOC128168487 isoform X2, with product MASRQVWFSLPSDPWLEEEEEDCDTLNLLTQSAQGQLSLPQQTYRPREISRLGYHPSINPGPVPRLNLQEKPQSVHTFNLSARSSLSFHSDQSSQVSIDLESASLSQFSFDGSSSYHPSCDGQEELKDTVNPNRGSTYKISDNMDGNCRSSVDSGPMNRTGSTNDSHHVDSSQTSPVRGLSSDEGSGWKSETTETSEGNLSLSQYAIGGDQSEDDSPHHSAPEEFLTSAISEVSKDFISGNFSPSKYPGASGESDSLSDGDNPGHVSGAVYARYPESATGLSDCEWNPYATESDNNYTPRSNVSESATVPTAITTTASMADSETLRKGDKLDEIYAQQLSRNVPDRNRHSPSSPSATDSGHGSVKSSYREEELNFLQPSASYVLYSSENKSGQPKERLPAVEKDSITAEQLRSGQSKASETNSGTKQKLYSRPEPLGQTDECLYAKRTSSRDPAPVHESRKGSESRKNNTGEYLPVDERDRLLSNLHTENPTIKRLSDPGVKSEAATSSLKERLSDGGLSQSGGEDGLSQRVAKLLSSANELGSSLHQSLYNKEALGLDDRENFPKYKFSPVRSQYHGLSSPSPTLGNSGQEDLTRSAKSMTSDVSLRSSLGEEVAKLLARTEYANGVRPDEDVSAASEPSSKTFKPIPMETNSGAEMDSRKKEAKEHTRHGSEDSQKSEDSLDRKVKEILQRTSYVETKELPRREESAALDYSRLQRDLQEIQNSLPVHLNHESSMDASGDREALRDSLKISEKSFVSETESRSGGKKLLWDHGADLGYNDSGRFQGTLKSDTETVEGSPGTVDKSFESSGKSSQRSNDDTEKGGDTSDVVSDQLEVEIDEIRISNVATDVEEIIAKYQKKRGPSSMEPQFEEDTSGLASRVFNILTNEHPQKQATGILENVVKEERKLIDKMADLPRMDSSYHGYDLASADSSFAPKDTDIRKQLEWSQMSSLDYGHLDKTALSEMSFKTGLPFSALGNAKTFLSSQLQKMSEQTFNHSIELRTPNRNVLECYTLYGAERNRGGPQKEAWPPTENQGRQSEADRGRAVREDADPREMDPLSNHRFFLNSLDTTPTELRPRRYSDPREFSPEGRGTREGHNRSKSEDDKPIVPDHDLMYDRNGSRPLTSTRGESGARPKNPDQRSLEGTPPDTSPRMGGTSPADSDLSSSSVSRRREGPKLRPYRPPGSREVYYTETDDSVADSVTTMESTHTVSIRRYLRGSRLSRSQGSDDAVGPYIPSQHLGSRQDGHRSSGIYGNRSNDVVEDALSTIEEKSVMDERERYGGINPSSQFMRDSGLEHSSRVPMATDRAPSIGSDHPSNRSGHFRASNPLSGQNSTAGAWTDRPRSTEDALYEDSRMSMTTRSDPGDQFATPRRVRDVSKLSGHAHASEDNSSDNIVRSKSRSETDLVSLSPEGKQVSSSPATKGRLMDLSNQPSPIPPNQSAYLSSSFQGALNEMQQRKQKQQDYWTESVEEKERGKEPLSRESYRRSDGTSVPYSSRNQEDEVRRGILDRRPATLNRGSEYGRKSPIDDVRRRGIEGEDRGHPQEERKPRGMDSNGEDYHRSGEREVEIQEIVRSRPQEEEMYDYTTKKQDKSDRSTPNQYDRLGDIMSQYQSRPLEPGRESLDYDSRPKSTDPGRNEFSVRSSYNPNRGNPDSRSGRLQNLDFPKTSTNSRFLADDNAQSDRRQDVDVQRFYSRNDYDTIGGQRSNDRRPLELGTNLSQAHRESGFYSGQSESDKEYRKTSPAALDVPEVSGCSALGPSISPVSQPSKLREDTPYRPLEPGRHLDEHPLETGSGIQYGSENVPYQQRSDLDFYRSSLPDSEASKRQQRVSPENVATEKKRSDLDMQGIIERERGRPLDRGQDYLDMFISSSIDRDTRGRDRSGERQSEGRRSRDRSGERQSEGRRSRDRSGDRQSEGRRSRERSAERSHRSRSPANRSSERELREYLVDGEVFTELPQVPDEEFEDMLRTERLKAKKELEMMRQLNRPKGGLLTEEEEKTLGAEFDTIPPSKKAQALRETLEKDRDPSIPPNINDLWRKFQEMNETHSDSSMNTSRIETLTSLLQNPTKHVVQRALDDRTYQKVKERRVVQGLTQMERENQAKERENQHREVEKIRMEKQKRRQTLSEEEVNGSYAEILAKQKKMVEAEKKQKNKENKMKGSKNVQIQEVKKLGDSADTLYSIPEDTSFESSRGVSPNVMSESQKKVKRSRQKNVIDPLMVKLRDKVERQKNKIDVEKRKEMKRMEKLQKLEMLLGAKKKGKLSDRAISAELENVSTTSVPQSDDSTTFLNSDSTLMEDSDDYNPHVLDSTSSKDSSIEIQRTRIRKPKDNREFQKSAMSVIPLDDSESQSDIIIVRRPKTKERKDRINEEAGHVSRSQKKHRDRELKKQEKRSSPVREKFHLETSPVRSRKLRDIGTMYPSPIIVSPPTLRRRPKEVAMKSEAVQTANRSLSPSYSQTMVIPVPLMSPESQRKTRSSEPSRRGKTAGQRGPSPKSSPNRSNLFPREYTPPRSKSPSSRLTNQKAKAESYGEGQQRNRSTSPPKNKMFVPESDSEYEKFVMKTPPKNKMFTPETPDDEYAARMRDSPKGLTWYIPMGKETKPWKKPLRERQAHAVRSEPWQPSGINDNQWRNIVARENLDKSRDTKFDLNPDGKLIENKENAMEESDEDNPDTKPLNKMTLQDAFKLFKQNTISHVRERQKRVTLAAEERKLTSALQAEREQLFSENKKKEANPDAHPYSENLHVPKKRSLTKQEIKERTAKSYKKLAEVVQKKKQEKTQEDYALNRLKAKVFNRRIQRHVLKKSATLG